One genomic window of Psychrobacillus sp. INOP01 includes the following:
- a CDS encoding VOC family protein, which yields MIPILNKIGTVFIPVSNIEEARNWYCDILGLPVDGEVLYGHLYIVPMNGPGIVLDSKIYSEDNIFKTPPFHLNTNNIEQAYEYMRGKNVELTTEIKHNHWFNFKDPYGNQLMVCKC from the coding sequence ATGATTCCTATATTAAATAAAATCGGAACAGTTTTTATTCCTGTAAGTAATATTGAAGAAGCACGTAATTGGTATTGTGACATATTAGGGTTACCAGTAGATGGTGAGGTTTTATATGGTCATTTATATATAGTGCCTATGAATGGACCAGGAATTGTATTAGATAGCAAAATCTATTCAGAGGATAATATCTTCAAAACTCCACCTTTTCATTTAAACACTAATAATATAGAACAAGCATATGAGTATATGAGAGGTAAGAATGTCGAATTAACAACAGAAATTAAGCATAACCATTGGTTTAATTTTAAAGATCCTTATGGGAACCAATTGATGGTGTGCAAGTGTTGA
- a CDS encoding HAMP domain-containing sensor histidine kinase, translating to MKPRDWLTMLKLSRAWILLFCINSAFFIFLAWVAYPETFELLVGMMIIFSAASIVLGILLVRKSQMKKDKAFYNFLREPSPEQECVLIESIGEIHTEKVNYLANKLRMLNDQLDEVKLQSLDYEEFIESWVHEIKTPISLLTFVLQNRKEEISELVYQRLEHARININDNVERILFYARLQAAHVDYKLERVSLNLCCEDVLLELQSLLEEKEVKVISKMKDVPIVSDENAFQFIFTQILVNAVKYSNEKIDSFIWLKTGFDSVKNRYYLRISDNGIGVLSSDLPFIFDKGFTGDNPNRKQSTGIGLYLVKKLCDELQIGIEVESKYGEEFVIQFLFPKIED from the coding sequence ATGAAGCCAAGGGATTGGCTAACTATGCTAAAGCTATCACGTGCTTGGATATTACTTTTTTGTATAAATAGTGCTTTTTTTATTTTTCTGGCTTGGGTAGCGTATCCTGAAACATTCGAGCTTTTAGTTGGTATGATGATTATTTTTTCAGCTGCTAGTATTGTCTTGGGCATATTACTTGTTAGGAAAAGTCAGATGAAGAAAGACAAAGCATTTTATAATTTTCTTAGAGAACCATCACCGGAGCAGGAATGTGTATTGATAGAATCTATTGGTGAAATACATACAGAAAAGGTGAATTATCTAGCAAATAAATTACGGATGCTAAATGACCAGTTAGATGAGGTTAAATTACAGTCACTTGATTATGAAGAATTTATTGAAAGTTGGGTTCATGAGATAAAGACACCTATTTCTTTATTAACCTTTGTTTTACAAAATCGCAAAGAAGAAATATCAGAATTAGTGTATCAAAGACTTGAGCATGCAAGAATTAATATCAATGATAATGTCGAACGGATACTATTTTATGCAAGATTACAGGCAGCGCATGTTGATTATAAACTAGAGAGAGTCTCGCTCAATCTCTGTTGTGAAGATGTACTGTTGGAACTTCAGTCATTACTGGAAGAAAAAGAAGTTAAAGTTATTTCTAAGATGAAAGATGTGCCAATAGTGTCAGATGAAAATGCGTTCCAGTTTATTTTCACGCAAATACTTGTTAATGCAGTTAAATACTCTAATGAAAAAATTGATAGCTTTATCTGGTTAAAAACTGGTTTTGATAGCGTAAAAAATCGGTATTATTTAAGGATATCTGATAATGGTATCGGGGTGCTTAGCTCTGATCTTCCTTTCATTTTTGATAAAGGATTTACAGGAGATAATCCTAACAGAAAACAGTCTACTGGAATAGGACTGTATCTTGTAAAGAAATTATGTGATGAATTGCAGATTGGAATTGAAGTTGAGTCTAAGTATGGGGAGGAATTTGTCATTCAATTTCTATTTCCGAAAATTGAAGATTGA
- a CDS encoding phosphotransferase, producing the protein MIVKKSPNDIFQELRETTECLFGIHLKNPIPINLGFLNLKWKVQTEKGLLLIKQISKERYASYDDEKIFLEQDLALCEQLRQFENGTLCPRVLEYKDNVIHKSSSGERFIIMEYVDGKNLLPGTLNEKQMYSLGQMTGHMHNVSNDGTYNNDRNPKFIPPSVEQRLDYWKSFYNTGENNDMFLKLVEIQIKATKQFNLDMVSSCETGWSHRDLWVDNILFIGDQLSSILDFDRFAFDYPELDIARVTMSGALNGNAFNSNCAKAFLEGYKTKRNLEKGVFVRSLYLLWYLESVWWIRPNLNQDRYQEVQFQNEMIWLGENLSELRTMFGSW; encoded by the coding sequence ATGATTGTAAAGAAGTCACCTAATGATATTTTTCAGGAGTTAAGAGAAACAACCGAGTGTTTGTTTGGTATACATTTAAAGAACCCTATTCCAATCAATCTAGGATTTTTAAATTTAAAATGGAAAGTTCAAACGGAAAAAGGATTACTTTTAATTAAGCAGATAAGCAAAGAACGGTATGCTTCATATGATGATGAGAAAATTTTTTTGGAGCAAGATCTTGCTTTGTGTGAACAGTTAAGACAGTTCGAAAATGGAACACTATGTCCGAGAGTATTAGAATACAAAGATAATGTCATACATAAAAGCTCAAGTGGGGAAAGATTTATTATTATGGAGTATGTAGATGGAAAAAATCTTCTTCCTGGTACTTTAAATGAGAAACAGATGTATAGTCTAGGTCAAATGACTGGTCATATGCACAATGTTTCAAATGATGGGACATACAACAATGATAGAAATCCAAAATTTATTCCTCCAAGTGTTGAACAACGCTTAGACTATTGGAAATCGTTTTATAATACGGGCGAAAACAACGATATGTTTTTAAAGTTGGTGGAAATACAAATTAAAGCAACTAAACAATTTAATTTAGATATGGTTAGCTCCTGTGAGACAGGTTGGTCACACCGTGATTTATGGGTTGATAATATTCTATTTATTGGTGATCAGTTATCTTCAATTCTTGACTTTGACCGTTTTGCTTTTGATTATCCTGAATTAGATATCGCAAGAGTAACTATGTCAGGGGCATTGAATGGTAATGCTTTTAATTCAAATTGTGCTAAAGCTTTTTTGGAAGGGTATAAAACAAAGAGAAACCTTGAAAAAGGGGTATTTGTTCGATCTCTTTATTTGTTGTGGTACTTAGAAAGTGTTTGGTGGATACGTCCTAACCTCAATCAAGATAGGTACCAAGAAGTACAATTTCAAAATGAGATGATTTGGTTAGGGGAAAATCTTTCTGAGTTAAGAACAATGTTTGGATCTTGGTAA
- a CDS encoding ABC transporter ATP-binding protein, with the protein MNISDKLLQVKEVYKTYGEGQSETVALKGVSFDVLPGEFLGIMGASGSGKTTLLNSIATMLKPTAGQILLEGKNISSFRGSQLAKYRGSKIGYLFQEFELIDNLTAKENIILPLSIHGVNPKEQEKQLQKLVKQFGIESVLNKFPSQMSGGQKQRVAAARALISNPSIVLADEPTGALDTKNAKTLMDKLYANNQEEGSTILMVTHDANAASYCSRILFIQDGVIFHELRKKVPGETQNAFYERILTVLAQLGGGSSNVL; encoded by the coding sequence ATGAATATTTCAGATAAACTACTTCAAGTTAAGGAAGTGTATAAGACATATGGTGAGGGACAAAGTGAAACTGTTGCGTTGAAGGGTGTTTCCTTTGATGTTCTACCAGGAGAGTTTCTTGGAATCATGGGAGCAAGTGGTTCGGGCAAGACAACATTGCTTAATTCCATTGCAACTATGCTAAAACCAACAGCAGGACAAATCTTGTTGGAGGGTAAGAATATATCTTCATTTAGAGGATCACAATTAGCGAAATACAGAGGAAGTAAGATAGGGTACTTATTTCAAGAGTTTGAATTGATTGATAACTTAACTGCTAAAGAGAATATTATTTTACCGTTGTCAATACATGGAGTAAATCCTAAAGAGCAAGAGAAACAACTTCAAAAATTAGTGAAACAATTTGGTATTGAGAGTGTTTTGAATAAATTTCCGTCTCAAATGTCAGGAGGTCAGAAGCAGAGAGTTGCTGCAGCAAGGGCATTGATTTCAAATCCAAGCATTGTATTAGCAGACGAGCCAACGGGAGCCTTGGATACAAAAAATGCAAAAACCTTGATGGATAAATTATATGCTAACAATCAGGAAGAAGGGTCCACAATTTTGATGGTTACGCATGATGCAAATGCAGCTAGCTATTGTTCTAGAATTTTATTTATCCAAGATGGTGTAATTTTTCATGAGCTTCGAAAGAAAGTGCCTGGAGAAACCCAAAATGCTTTTTATGAGCGAATCCTGACGGTTTTGGCGCAGTTGGGAGGGGGGAGCAGCAATGTTCTTTGA
- a CDS encoding phosphopantothenoylcysteine decarboxylase has protein sequence MSSLKGKKILITSGGTLEKWDNVRGHTNLAKGTIGCYLAEEALNKDAEVIYLHGYFAKLPENHTKMRLIQFEGVYDLGEKIKNIVQSEHIDIVIMGAAGSDWVVDKVLDQRGNPLLEAGKMSSDEPPIIHFKKAPKILSQIKKWNPNLLLVGFKLEHTDDIDYLFERAKLRMTASNSQFMVANKTGSLYGEEAEHFIVSKFQTPRKYISKKDTATGLIDLLADYIN, from the coding sequence ATGAGTTCTTTAAAAGGAAAAAAGATTTTGATAACAAGTGGAGGGACACTTGAAAAATGGGATAATGTTAGGGGACATACTAATTTAGCAAAAGGTACAATTGGGTGTTATTTAGCTGAAGAAGCATTAAATAAAGATGCAGAGGTTATATATTTACACGGATATTTTGCTAAACTTCCAGAAAATCATACGAAAATGCGTTTAATCCAATTTGAGGGTGTATATGATTTAGGTGAAAAAATCAAAAATATTGTTCAATCTGAACATATTGATATTGTAATAATGGGGGCTGCCGGTTCAGATTGGGTTGTTGATAAGGTATTAGACCAACGAGGAAATCCACTACTGGAGGCTGGAAAAATGTCTAGTGATGAACCTCCAATAATTCATTTTAAAAAAGCACCGAAAATATTATCACAAATAAAAAAATGGAATCCAAACTTATTACTTGTCGGGTTTAAGTTAGAACATACAGATGATATTGATTACTTATTCGAAAGGGCAAAACTTCGGATGACGGCTTCTAATTCCCAATTTATGGTCGCTAATAAAACAGGTTCATTATATGGTGAAGAAGCCGAACATTTTATTGTTTCTAAATTTCAAACACCTCGAAAATATATTAGTAAAAAGGATACGGCTACAGGTTTAATAGATTTACTTGCAGATTATATAAACTAA
- a CDS encoding GNAT family N-acetyltransferase codes for MKLVGQQIYLRFYKTSDASELANLHTRNREFFQRVSPLLPEDFYTEERQKIRIEQSLKKTDEGHLYAFGIFLKATDILIGDISLTQIARGDLQSCYTGFTLDKEYNGKGYTTEALQLIVDFAFRELKLHRIEAGAMPDNIASIRVLEKAGFKKEGIAKENLKINGKWTDHQILGIINSLDV; via the coding sequence ATGAAGTTAGTAGGACAACAAATTTATCTTCGATTTTACAAAACTTCTGACGCCAGCGAGTTAGCTAACTTACATACTAGAAATCGCGAATTTTTTCAACGAGTTAGTCCATTACTCCCAGAAGATTTTTATACAGAAGAACGTCAAAAAATACGCATCGAACAGTCATTAAAAAAGACAGATGAAGGGCATTTATATGCCTTTGGAATCTTTTTAAAAGCAACTGATATACTTATCGGAGACATTTCATTAACTCAAATTGCTAGGGGAGACCTCCAAAGCTGTTATACTGGATTTACTTTAGATAAGGAGTATAATGGAAAGGGCTATACAACAGAAGCTCTTCAACTTATTGTAGACTTTGCTTTTAGAGAATTAAAATTACATAGAATTGAAGCAGGAGCTATGCCTGATAACATAGCATCTATTCGGGTATTAGAAAAGGCAGGGTTTAAAAAAGAAGGTATAGCTAAAGAAAATCTAAAGATTAATGGCAAATGGACAGATCATCAAATATTAGGTATCATCAACAGCTTGGATGTGTAA
- a CDS encoding alpha/beta fold hydrolase, which translates to MTQQEEKIKRSGTKIKKVRNILLKIIGVIIIAIVLFLGFVYIANVMSSHSEQKRIVPYGQHVSVDGKNMNVLIQGEGEETIVLLPGYGTASPGLDFKLLIDELSPFYKVVAVEPFGYGLSDETEKERTTENMVSEVHEALQQLNINRYMLMGHSITGIYGIDYVNKYPNEVTAFVGIDSSVATQPGMDIKFPLKTFAFLKKSGLLRLTMKISADPYAGLSFDEKTVEQMKMISNKNMYNETTLNEMDHISSNFKGAQGLTFPKDLPLLLFVQANNEGVAGWIPLHEGQIKDSVHGKVVTMDGSHYLHHTKFKEIAENVRVFMKEVK; encoded by the coding sequence GTGACACAACAAGAGGAAAAGATAAAGCGGAGTGGAACGAAAATAAAGAAAGTGCGAAACATCTTACTTAAAATCATAGGAGTAATCATTATAGCCATTGTTCTTTTTCTAGGTTTTGTTTATATCGCTAATGTGATGAGTAGTCATTCGGAGCAAAAACGAATAGTGCCCTACGGTCAGCACGTATCTGTAGACGGGAAAAATATGAATGTGTTAATTCAAGGCGAGGGAGAGGAAACGATCGTGCTCCTGCCTGGTTATGGAACAGCTTCACCAGGGCTTGATTTTAAGCTTCTTATCGATGAATTATCTCCATTTTACAAAGTTGTTGCGGTAGAGCCTTTCGGTTATGGATTAAGTGATGAAACTGAAAAAGAGCGAACCACGGAGAATATGGTAAGTGAAGTTCATGAAGCTCTACAGCAGCTCAATATTAACAGATACATGCTCATGGGCCACTCCATTACAGGCATTTACGGAATTGATTATGTGAACAAATATCCAAACGAGGTGACTGCATTTGTCGGAATCGATAGCAGTGTTGCAACACAACCGGGTATGGATATCAAATTCCCATTAAAAACGTTTGCATTTCTCAAAAAATCAGGTCTCTTAAGATTGACCATGAAAATAAGTGCTGACCCCTATGCTGGACTGTCATTTGATGAAAAAACCGTAGAGCAAATGAAAATGATTTCGAATAAAAACATGTATAATGAGACTACCTTGAATGAGATGGACCATATTTCTTCTAATTTTAAAGGAGCTCAAGGTTTAACCTTCCCTAAAGATCTTCCACTTCTTCTCTTTGTACAAGCGAATAATGAAGGTGTAGCAGGATGGATACCTCTGCATGAAGGGCAGATCAAAGACTCGGTACATGGAAAAGTGGTAACCATGGATGGATCACATTATTTACACCATACCAAATTCAAAGAAATCGCTGAAAACGTTAGAGTATTTATGAAAGAAGTAAAGTAA
- a CDS encoding HAD-IIIA family hydrolase has translation MKAVFLDRDGTIGGTGGGIHPYDFSMYNFAPKAIKSLNQVGVKVFLFTNQTRVGRGYFTEDELIKGFQMMMEELAKQSAFLDGIYYCPHKPDDGCECQKPNIGLLLKAKEMHNLNLEECYVVGDTGGSDMLAANKAGTKKVLVKTGWGEGSLTKYRYEWQEVEPDYIADNLVDAVSWILNDLIK, from the coding sequence ATGAAAGCTGTGTTTCTAGACCGGGATGGTACGATTGGTGGTACTGGAGGAGGAATACATCCATATGATTTTTCAATGTATAATTTTGCTCCTAAAGCTATAAAATCTCTAAATCAAGTAGGAGTAAAAGTTTTTCTTTTTACAAACCAAACTAGAGTAGGAAGAGGTTATTTTACAGAAGATGAATTGATAAAGGGATTTCAGATGATGATGGAAGAACTTGCTAAGCAATCTGCTTTTCTGGATGGTATTTACTACTGTCCACATAAGCCAGATGACGGATGTGAATGCCAAAAGCCAAATATCGGATTATTATTAAAAGCAAAAGAAATGCATAATTTAAACCTTGAAGAATGTTATGTTGTGGGTGATACGGGCGGTTCAGATATGCTAGCTGCAAACAAAGCAGGAACGAAAAAGGTATTAGTGAAAACAGGTTGGGGAGAAGGTTCACTGACTAAGTATCGGTATGAATGGCAAGAAGTTGAACCTGATTATATAGCGGATAATCTAGTAGATGCAGTAAGCTGGATTTTAAATGATTTAATAAAATAA
- a CDS encoding ABC transporter permease, with protein MFFDYIKRNSRKVRKENGVYFASLVISIVAFYVILSLGEQDVIVYLKTVESNAVERLLLMIPILYAVSLFFVFFLVYFANRYQLQQRSHEFGMYLMMGMKQSKLFVMIMGETLWNGLVALCIGVPISLFLTELISLATSRLIGMGIIGHEFRISWVGLGLTVFGFIVVQLLAVFILSFRMSRKEPIDLLNDQKEKSQRVLSPVWSMVSILSGAVLLLGAIFLCVAYGLAVLYLRSLDYRIFALILIIGICGTFILFRGLGSLIGAWVKRKSSSSTGLFVFTARQLQENVLHQWGSLAISSLLILMAMVCFAFGTSTALNNSATSSRTVDFTFKGTEEEIISALTSDKLTPYVNSYNVMELGNFSPIDSETSENTAARTWSGLEEAISKEKDSEEKENLLRNLSMNDSPYFISLSSYNTILTSINKASIILEDDEVAMYSDEEYSYSYDILRTALQNNPTISIGEKQYELMSTLYTSNVVADRAITLSYALIVPDAIYDSFIGRSQDPWLWNMTLNAEFIEEKGLMQAMYEVDQLMNTSGLEYESYLSSMGRQLFYTVAGSYTTFYLGIMFLIIANTVLGINFLMQQRSTRHRYSTVAMLGANIESLCSSARKQIWLYFGLVISVSLVSSVFGIWSLLTAFPSTTLSIENSMVVAIILIVFIVFELCYIWMIQRKSDEEIKKLKEIE; from the coding sequence ATGTTCTTTGATTATATTAAGCGGAATAGTCGTAAAGTTCGAAAAGAAAATGGAGTTTACTTTGCCTCACTCGTCATTTCTATTGTAGCTTTTTATGTCATCCTGTCACTTGGTGAGCAAGATGTAATCGTATATCTCAAAACCGTTGAAAGTAATGCGGTAGAGAGGCTATTGTTAATGATTCCGATACTTTATGCGGTCTCACTGTTCTTCGTATTTTTCTTAGTTTATTTTGCAAATAGATACCAACTACAACAACGTAGTCATGAATTTGGCATGTATTTAATGATGGGAATGAAGCAAAGCAAGCTGTTCGTCATGATTATGGGAGAAACATTGTGGAATGGTTTAGTTGCTCTATGCATTGGTGTTCCCATTTCGTTATTTTTAACAGAGCTAATTAGCTTGGCAACTTCAAGGCTTATTGGTATGGGTATTATTGGTCACGAGTTTCGAATCTCCTGGGTGGGGCTAGGATTAACGGTATTTGGTTTTATTGTCGTCCAATTATTGGCTGTGTTTATTCTTAGCTTTAGAATGAGCCGGAAGGAACCAATAGATTTACTAAATGATCAAAAGGAAAAATCGCAACGAGTACTTTCACCTGTGTGGAGCATGGTTAGTATACTGAGTGGAGCAGTATTACTCCTTGGGGCAATTTTTCTATGCGTAGCTTATGGATTGGCAGTATTATATTTGCGTAGCCTTGATTATAGGATATTTGCGTTAATACTGATTATAGGAATCTGTGGAACTTTCATCTTGTTTCGTGGATTGGGAAGTTTAATTGGAGCATGGGTAAAACGTAAAAGCAGTTCTTCTACCGGTTTATTTGTATTTACAGCAAGACAACTTCAAGAGAATGTTTTGCATCAATGGGGTTCTCTTGCCATTTCATCACTGTTAATTTTAATGGCGATGGTTTGTTTTGCTTTTGGAACTTCTACTGCTTTAAATAATAGTGCTACATCTAGTAGAACTGTCGACTTTACGTTTAAAGGAACAGAAGAAGAAATTATTTCTGCACTAACCTCTGATAAATTGACGCCCTATGTAAACAGCTATAACGTTATGGAACTGGGAAATTTTTCGCCTATTGATTCAGAGACTTCTGAAAATACAGCTGCACGTACTTGGTCAGGATTAGAAGAAGCCATCTCCAAAGAGAAAGATTCAGAAGAAAAAGAAAATTTATTAAGGAATTTATCTATGAATGATAGTCCTTATTTCATTTCACTTTCTAGTTATAATACAATACTAACATCTATCAACAAAGCTTCTATTATATTGGAAGACGATGAAGTTGCAATGTACTCTGATGAAGAATATTCATATTCTTATGATATATTAAGAACAGCATTGCAGAATAATCCAACAATTAGTATAGGAGAAAAACAATATGAATTAATGTCGACACTGTATACAAGCAATGTCGTTGCAGATAGAGCGATTACTCTCTCATATGCATTAATTGTACCTGATGCTATTTATGACAGCTTCATTGGAAGGTCTCAAGATCCATGGCTATGGAATATGACCCTAAATGCTGAATTTATTGAGGAAAAAGGCTTAATGCAGGCGATGTATGAAGTAGATCAGTTGATGAATACATCCGGTTTAGAATATGAAAGTTATCTTTCTAGCATGGGAAGACAGTTGTTTTATACAGTGGCAGGAAGCTATACGACATTTTATCTAGGCATTATGTTTCTTATTATTGCAAATACGGTATTGGGCATAAACTTTCTTATGCAACAACGAAGTACGAGACATAGATATAGTACAGTAGCTATGCTAGGAGCAAATATTGAATCACTCTGTTCATCAGCAAGGAAACAAATTTGGTTATACTTTGGTTTAGTTATTTCGGTATCATTAGTCAGCAGTGTTTTTGGTATTTGGTCCTTGTTGACTGCATTCCCTTCAACGACACTGAGCATAGAAAATAGTATGGTGGTAGCAATTATTCTTATTGTGTTTATCGTTTTTGAACTTTGTTATATATGGATGATTCAACGAAAGAGTGATGAAGAAATAAAGAAATTAAAAGAGATTGAGTAG
- a CDS encoding response regulator transcription factor, translating to MAKIVIVEDDVYLREELESILEKEGYSAESISSFDTPLEDIISASPSLIILDLNLPNLSGFQICRSLKARGKGPILVLTSRNQLRDELHALELGADDYLTKPCHPKRLIARIQKLQHLYANMHILLDAGDFQLDEKANVLYVGKNSISLSENEGMIMKALIKAVPSVVKKEELFNQLWGSSEYVDENILQVNMTRLRKTLDEVGLSNRIKTVRGIGYQLTGGSYQ from the coding sequence ATGGCAAAGATCGTCATTGTTGAGGACGACGTTTACCTACGTGAAGAGTTAGAAAGTATTTTAGAAAAAGAGGGATATTCTGCAGAGAGTATCTCTTCTTTTGATACGCCATTGGAAGATATTATTTCAGCTTCTCCATCGCTAATTATATTAGATTTAAATTTGCCAAACCTATCTGGATTCCAAATTTGCCGATCCTTAAAGGCTAGAGGAAAAGGTCCCATTTTAGTTCTAACCTCACGCAATCAACTTCGTGATGAGCTACATGCATTGGAATTAGGGGCAGATGATTATTTAACGAAACCCTGTCATCCGAAACGGCTAATTGCTAGAATTCAAAAACTGCAGCACCTATATGCAAATATGCATATTCTTTTAGATGCCGGCGATTTTCAGCTAGATGAGAAGGCAAATGTATTGTATGTTGGCAAGAATTCTATTTCATTATCAGAGAATGAAGGAATGATTATGAAGGCCTTGATAAAAGCTGTACCTTCAGTGGTGAAAAAAGAAGAGTTATTTAACCAGTTATGGGGAAGTAGCGAATATGTGGATGAGAACATATTGCAAGTGAATATGACTAGATTACGTAAGACGCTTGATGAAGTTGGATTGTCAAATCGAATCAAGACTGTCAGAGGAATTGGTTACCAATTAACAGGAGGTTCCTACCAATGA
- a CDS encoding aldo/keto reductase family oxidoreductase, giving the protein MRTMKLGKSTLEVPVVSVGCMRINSLKKAEAEHFVQSAIELGANFFDHADIYGSGTCEEIFAEAIHMNDDIREKIILQSKCGIREGMFDFSKEHIIESVDGSLKRLNTDYLDILLLHRPDTLVEPEEVAEAFDILESSGKVRHFGVSNQNPMQIELLKKSVKQTIVANQLQLSITNANMISNGFNVNMKNDSAVNRDGSILDYCRLNDITIQPWSPFQYGLFEGVFLGNDKFPELNQKIDEVANKYEVSNTTIAIAWLLRHPANMQPVIGTMNEGRFKDCCKASDILLTREEWYGIYRAAGNVLP; this is encoded by the coding sequence ATGAGGACTATGAAACTTGGAAAAAGTACTTTAGAGGTGCCGGTTGTTTCAGTCGGCTGTATGCGCATTAATTCTCTGAAAAAGGCCGAGGCTGAGCACTTTGTCCAATCAGCGATTGAATTAGGTGCAAATTTCTTCGACCATGCTGATATTTATGGGAGTGGAACATGCGAGGAAATATTTGCTGAAGCCATCCATATGAACGATGATATTCGTGAAAAGATTATTTTACAATCTAAGTGCGGTATTCGAGAAGGAATGTTCGACTTTTCAAAAGAACATATTATAGAATCAGTTGACGGAAGCTTAAAGAGATTGAATACAGATTACCTAGATATTCTGCTGCTACACCGTCCTGATACTTTGGTAGAACCAGAAGAAGTGGCGGAGGCTTTCGATATTCTTGAAAGTTCAGGAAAAGTTCGTCACTTTGGTGTTTCCAATCAGAATCCAATGCAGATCGAATTACTTAAGAAGTCGGTGAAGCAAACAATCGTTGCTAATCAACTTCAATTAAGTATTACCAATGCAAACATGATCTCTAATGGATTTAATGTGAACATGAAAAATGATTCTGCTGTGAACAGAGATGGTAGCATACTTGATTATTGCAGACTGAACGATATTACCATTCAGCCATGGTCCCCTTTCCAATACGGGCTCTTTGAGGGAGTATTCCTAGGTAATGACAAGTTTCCTGAATTGAATCAAAAGATTGATGAAGTCGCGAACAAATATGAAGTAAGCAACACAACCATCGCTATCGCGTGGCTATTGCGTCATCCAGCAAACATGCAACCGGTTATCGGTACGATGAATGAAGGCCGTTTTAAGGATTGCTGTAAGGCAAGTGATATCCTTCTTACTCGTGAGGAGTGGTATGGCATCTATCGTGCTGCAGGAAATGTACTGCCTTAA
- a CDS encoding CPBP family intramembrane glutamic endopeptidase: MVQYLDLMDPVPRAITSAAIKIVIWVIPVILLVKIMEKSKPFSYLQLHHNFRKGLRWTGWVSLALIFYFLINLIVLKNNIDFQIGFNGWLNTILLVGITEEIVFRGFLLRKLMDSFRFWIANTITALLFVSIHFPIWFYKGLFEFPYILSSILTVFVLGIIFGFVYKKSNSLWSVIIIHSLYNLLVLLFY, translated from the coding sequence TTGGTTCAATATTTAGATTTGATGGACCCCGTTCCAAGAGCTATAACATCAGCCGCTATTAAAATAGTTATTTGGGTCATTCCTGTAATTTTATTAGTTAAAATTATGGAAAAAAGTAAACCGTTTTCCTATTTACAGTTACATCATAACTTTAGAAAAGGTCTAAGATGGACAGGTTGGGTATCCTTAGCCTTGATATTCTATTTTCTAATAAATCTTATCGTTTTAAAAAATAATATCGATTTTCAAATAGGATTTAACGGATGGCTTAATACTATTCTATTGGTTGGTATAACTGAGGAAATTGTCTTTAGAGGCTTTTTATTAAGAAAACTTATGGATTCTTTTAGATTCTGGATAGCAAATACAATTACAGCTTTACTCTTTGTATCGATTCATTTTCCTATTTGGTTTTATAAAGGTCTGTTTGAATTCCCTTATATTCTAAGTTCCATATTAACAGTTTTTGTGTTGGGTATTATATTTGGGTTTGTATATAAGAAAAGTAATTCTCTTTGGTCAGTAATTATTATTCATTCTTTGTATAATTTGTTAGTGTTACTCTTCTACTGA